The Fodinibius saliphilus genomic interval TAGTTCGATATTAGTAGCTAATCCCGCCCGCACATAATTACTTTCAATCAGATCATGAGATAGAATTCTATTCTCCGGAAACCGTTTATCTAATACCCGATAGAAAGCTCGCACATCATATATTCCCTTGCCGGTATAAACGGCTTCTCCCATTAGATCCTGGTATATATCAGAAACTGCTGTGGTATACGGATCTATACCCACATTTCCTGAAAATATATGAGTAAACCAGGTTTTATTAGCTTCATCAGGGGGGATAGAAATGCGAGGTTGTATAATGCCATACCCTTTTGTTATACGCCCATTTTCATCATTATACCATGCCCTGTTTAGTGGATGGGAAGCCACCTCAACCAGTTCCCTGATACTATCAGGAGGAGTACGAGTATCAGCATCCAACGTTAATACATATTGCACCTGCTTTTGTTGAATACTCCCCTTGAAGTCCCCAAATATATAGTCAAACGGTAATTCTTCCTCCGGATTACTAAGAACCCTGTTTAACTGCTCTAATTTACCACGCTTGCGTTCCCAACCCATCCATTTTTCTTCGGCTGCATTCCATTTGCGCTCGCGATGAAGAATAAAAAACTTATCTCCATAGTGAGAAGAATACTGCTCATTCAATTGATCTATTCCCCTGCTTGCCTCCTCAATAATTGCCCTATCTTCTGGCTTATTTTGGGAATCTGCGTCTGCAAAATCAGAAAGTAGTACAAATTGCAGTCCTACATCTTTATTCGCCAGTGAAGATATTTCAAGCGTTTCCAACAGTTCTCTAACCTCCGCCTGTGAATGAAAAAGCGTAGGTATCACTACCATTGTACGTGCACTGGCAGGAATTCTTTCATCAAAATCCATTTTTGGTAAGATTCGGGGAGGTATCCAAAAAGCAAAAAACCGATTTACCACCGATATTGACAATTCAAGGGCCGGGAAAATAGCTATAAAAAAAGCACTGACAGCAACAAATAGCGGCAGGGTTAAGAAGTCAGTAACTGCCGTTAAGGCCGCCAGTGACAGGCAAGTAACAATTCCAACTATCCCAATATAAGACAAGGTACTTTGCTCAAGCTTCTTACGAATACGTTCCCCTATAGGCTTTTGATACCCAACTTGGGAACATAATTGATCATACCCTTCACCAATGAGATAGTACCCTACATGTTTCTTTAAAACCGTATAATCATCAAGTATATCTGTTATCTTTTGACCTGAGCCGTTAAGGTGCTGTTCAGCCAATAGTAATACCCTTTCGGCTACCTCCTTTTCAGAATAATTAGACTTACGACTCAACCGTTCAATAGTATCCCGGTATTGGTCTTTGGTTTGCACATCCATCTCTTCATACACTCCCAAAGGGTCGAGCTGCAATATTTTGTCTACCATAGAACAGCTCTCGACAAAATCCTGCCACTCTGTTTCTGATACCTGTCGTAAAGAAACAATGGCGTTTTGAATACTTACCTGTAACTTGGATTGTCGTTGTGATTCTTGGCGAATAGCCTCATCAACCGTAATTCCAAAGTTATTCAAATGATATTCAAACCATTTTTTCTCCTCCTCAGTAAGCAGTTCTGCTGAACGCAGCTGTCGAATCAACTCGATGTATAATTCTCGTTCACCGTGTAGCTTCTTTTGCTCTTCTACCCAATCAATAATTCGATATAATAGCCAACCCGGTTCGGCATGTTGTTTTTGCTGTGTTAATTCTGAAATAAATTGTTGAATTGCGGTTCGCACCTTCCGGTATTTTACCACCTGTTGAGCAAGAATTGTTAACTGCTTGAGCAGGGCAAAACGCACCATAATCGGAGTAGCCCAGAGTTCTCCTATCTTTAAAGTCAGCTCTTCTTGGTACCCATCGGTATACTGCGCAATATTGTCAATTCCAATTTTGTTATCGGTATGCATCGCCAGGTTTTGTACTAACCCATATACCCTAGGCTTTCCCTGGTTAGGCCCTGTCGTGAGATGCGGGAGGCTCTCTTGAAATCCCATAGGAAAGTCGTGCTCAACCTGAATAATCTGCTCCTGAATAATATAAAAGTTATCGATTATCCACTCAGATGCCGGCGTCATCTCTTTATTTTGCTTGGCGGAAGTTGCTAACAATCGATAGGCTTCTGTCAACTCTTCTTTTATTGCTGCCAATTGAGGCTGTATAGGAGCAATATACTCATCCTCGTAAGAAAAAGACTGTCGCTGCGCCAGTTTTTTAGCATCCTTCCTTAGTAATTCCGGTTGATACATTAATGGTGTTTGAGTAGGCATCAGCTAATTTTACCGAGTTTCTATAATATCTTTGGTACCGTCTTCCTGAATAACTTCCAAATTAAGTATCCACCCATCCTTGTTTTCTGTCACATATATTTCTTTCGGTTTATGTATTATATGACTTGAGTCCTCTAACCGTATATCCAATAAATCTCCTTTGGCATCATACGTAATACCCTTGAGTAGTACCCATGTTGTTGCCTGTTGGGCTCCCATAGAATCAGATAGCACTCTGATCTCTACATATTCAGGTTCTTCATCTTTTAAATATTTCTTAGAAAAAGAGTTGAAATACTCCCCCCACTCTTTTTTTTCAATTTCTTTAATAGCCATCATTTCCTCACTTCTCTTTATGATTTACAATTACTGCTTAATATTTCTTTCTTCTCTAAGATTAAAGAGGGTTTATTACTCCCATATATGACAGTAAAAGCCCTACATGAAAAGCAACTTCGAAGTGCCTCTAATATCTTATAAAAGGTATTGAGAAGG includes:
- a CDS encoding DUF5335 family protein, which produces MMAIKEIEKKEWGEYFNSFSKKYLKDEEPEYVEIRVLSDSMGAQQATTWVLLKGITYDAKGDLLDIRLEDSSHIIHKPKEIYVTENKDGWILNLEVIQEDGTKDIIETR